A single region of the Pseudomonas granadensis genome encodes:
- the rplW gene encoding 50S ribosomal protein L23: MNQERVFKVLLGPHVSEKATVLADKKGQFVFKVATDATKLEIKKAVESLFSVKVERVTTLNVLGKSKRTARGLGKRNDWKKAVISLQPGQDLDFSSSAE; encoded by the coding sequence ATGAACCAGGAACGCGTATTTAAAGTTCTGCTTGGCCCGCACGTTTCCGAGAAGGCTACGGTTCTGGCAGACAAGAAAGGCCAGTTCGTTTTCAAGGTTGCTACTGACGCAACCAAGCTGGAAATCAAGAAGGCCGTCGAAAGCCTGTTCAGCGTGAAAGTAGAGCGCGTCACTACCCTGAATGTTCTGGGTAAGAGCAAGCGCACTGCTCGCGGTCTGGGCAAGCGTAATGACTGGAAGAAGGCAGTTATCTCCCTTCAGCCAGGCCAAGATCTCGATTTCAGCAGCAGTGCTGAGTAA